The following proteins are encoded in a genomic region of Mycobacterium kiyosense:
- a CDS encoding LLM class F420-dependent oxidoreductase, which yields MAERVLDELGYYLLAGAGGEGPATLMDEARRGEALGFGTAFISERWNVKEASSLVGAACAVTNRMQIATAATNHNTRHPLITGSWATTMHRLSGGRFTLGIGRGIAAIYGAFGIPAVTTAQMEDWANVMRRLWHGELIFNHDGPMGKYPVLFLDPDFDEDIRLALVAFGPNTLALGGRAFDDVILHTYFTPETLQRCVATVKTAAEKAGRDPDSVRVWSCFATVGDHLPEQLRLKKTVARLATYLQGYGDLLVSTNGWDPAVLQRFREDSVVTSIAGGIDHKATPEQIEHIATLIPDEWLEPSATGSAQQCVDRIRREFDYGADAVILHGATPDELEPVVAAYRT from the coding sequence TTGGCTGAACGCGTTCTCGACGAGCTGGGCTACTACCTGCTGGCCGGCGCCGGAGGTGAGGGACCGGCCACGCTGATGGACGAGGCGCGCCGTGGCGAGGCGCTCGGCTTCGGTACCGCGTTCATCTCCGAACGCTGGAACGTCAAGGAGGCGTCGTCCCTCGTCGGCGCCGCCTGCGCGGTGACCAACCGGATGCAGATCGCCACCGCCGCAACCAATCACAACACCCGCCATCCCTTGATCACCGGCTCCTGGGCCACCACCATGCACCGGCTCTCCGGAGGCCGGTTCACGCTGGGCATCGGCCGCGGCATCGCCGCGATCTACGGGGCATTCGGCATCCCGGCGGTGACCACCGCCCAGATGGAGGACTGGGCCAACGTGATGCGCCGGCTGTGGCACGGCGAGCTGATCTTCAACCACGACGGGCCGATGGGCAAGTATCCCGTGCTGTTCCTCGACCCCGACTTCGACGAGGACATCCGACTGGCCCTGGTCGCGTTCGGGCCCAACACGCTGGCACTGGGCGGCCGCGCCTTCGACGACGTCATCCTGCACACCTACTTCACGCCTGAAACGCTGCAGCGCTGCGTGGCAACGGTCAAGACGGCCGCGGAGAAAGCCGGTCGCGACCCCGACAGCGTGCGGGTGTGGTCGTGTTTCGCCACCGTCGGCGACCACCTGCCCGAGCAGTTGCGGCTGAAGAAGACGGTGGCGCGACTGGCCACCTACCTGCAGGGCTACGGGGACCTGCTGGTCAGCACCAACGGCTGGGATCCCGCTGTGCTGCAACGGTTCCGGGAAGACTCGGTGGTGACGTCGATCGCCGGCGGCATCGACCACAAGGCCACGCCCGAGCAGATCGAGCACATCGCGACGCTGATCCCCGACGAATGGCTGGAACCGTCGGCCACCGGATCGGCGCAGCAGTGCGTGGACCGGATCCGGCGCGAGTTCGACTACGGGGCGGACGCGGTGATCCTGCACGGTGCCACCCCCGACGAGCTCGAACCCGTCGTGGCCGCCTACCGGACGTAG
- a CDS encoding putative (cyclohexanone) monooxygenase: MDPDCDVLDVLVIGAGFAGLYMLHRLRELGLRTLVLEMADSVGGTWLVNRYPGARCDIESIEYSYSFSEDIQQEWVWTESMPAQPEIEAYLNFVADRLDLRRDITFGAQVVAMTFDEDAAVWQVRTQAGQTYTAAFVVAASGILSVPLEPDIPGRESFAGTSLYTSRWPREGFELSGKRVGVIGTGSTGVQLIPVVAREAQQLVVFQRSAPYTLPWRVHRFEPGELDAMKARYGEIRAAQREHPIGAARLSAFSVLLEMLASPALKTATRDEQLRAIEEKGVLGALNWSDVFFDIEANRMAAELYGEAVARIVKDPATAAALVPRHPFACKRPIIDQGYYQTFNRDNVTLVDLRADPIRTVTRTGIRTQRNEYQLDVIVYATGFDAMTGALSRIDIRGRDGMSLGRYWAEEGPLSYLGLAVAGFPNLFTIQGPGSPSAATNYVAALEQHVEWIADCVAYLRGNGIRTIEALESAQREWIDHATSLVAATVLVHPSCNSWYNGGNVPGKKRMYMGYTGGIPEYRRRCDEIAATGYTGFKLR; this comes from the coding sequence GTGGATCCTGACTGCGACGTTCTCGACGTACTCGTCATCGGGGCCGGATTCGCCGGCCTGTACATGCTGCACCGGCTGCGCGAACTCGGGCTGCGCACCCTGGTTCTGGAGATGGCCGACAGTGTCGGTGGCACCTGGCTGGTGAACCGCTACCCGGGTGCGCGCTGCGACATCGAGAGCATCGAATACTCCTACAGCTTCTCCGAAGATATTCAGCAGGAGTGGGTATGGACCGAGTCCATGCCGGCCCAGCCCGAGATCGAGGCCTACCTGAACTTCGTCGCCGACCGCCTGGACCTGCGCCGCGACATCACCTTCGGCGCCCAGGTGGTCGCGATGACCTTCGACGAAGACGCCGCGGTTTGGCAGGTGCGGACGCAGGCCGGACAGACCTACACCGCCGCGTTCGTCGTGGCCGCCTCCGGCATCCTGTCGGTGCCGCTGGAACCCGACATCCCCGGCCGGGAGTCGTTCGCCGGGACATCGCTGTACACCAGCCGCTGGCCACGCGAGGGTTTCGAGCTGAGCGGAAAGCGGGTCGGTGTGATCGGGACCGGCTCCACCGGCGTCCAGCTCATCCCGGTGGTGGCCCGGGAAGCTCAGCAGCTCGTCGTGTTCCAGCGTTCGGCCCCCTACACCCTGCCGTGGCGGGTGCACCGGTTCGAACCGGGCGAACTCGACGCGATGAAGGCCCGCTACGGCGAGATACGCGCCGCGCAACGCGAGCACCCGATCGGCGCGGCCCGGCTGAGCGCGTTCTCGGTGCTGTTGGAGATGCTGGCCAGCCCGGCGCTGAAGACGGCGACCCGGGACGAGCAACTACGCGCAATCGAGGAGAAAGGCGTTCTGGGAGCATTGAATTGGAGCGACGTCTTCTTCGATATCGAGGCCAACCGGATGGCCGCGGAGCTCTACGGCGAAGCGGTCGCGCGAATTGTCAAGGATCCGGCGACGGCGGCCGCGCTGGTACCTCGGCACCCGTTCGCCTGCAAGCGTCCGATCATCGACCAGGGCTATTACCAGACGTTCAACCGGGACAACGTCACCCTGGTCGACCTGCGCGCCGACCCGATCCGAACGGTCACCCGAACCGGCATCCGCACCCAGCGCAACGAGTACCAACTCGACGTGATCGTCTACGCCACCGGATTCGACGCGATGACCGGGGCGTTGAGCCGCATCGACATCCGCGGCCGCGACGGGATGTCCCTGGGCCGGTATTGGGCCGAGGAGGGACCGTTGTCGTATCTGGGTTTGGCGGTCGCCGGCTTCCCGAACCTGTTCACCATCCAGGGGCCCGGCAGCCCCAGCGCAGCGACCAACTACGTGGCCGCCCTCGAGCAACACGTCGAATGGATAGCCGACTGCGTTGCTTATCTGCGCGGCAACGGGATTCGCACCATCGAAGCCCTCGAGAGCGCACAACGGGAATGGATCGACCACGCCACCTCGCTGGTGGCGGCGACGGTCCTGGTCCATCCGTCCTGCAACTCTTGGTACAACGGTGGCAACGTACCCGGCAAGAAACGGATGTACATGGGCTATACCGGCGGAATCCCCGAATACCGGCGACGCTGCGACGAGATCGCCGCCACCGGCTATACCGGTTTCAAGCTGAGGTAG
- a CDS encoding (2Fe-2S)-binding protein codes for MKVPFTWKVTGWFMVGWSPEFPVGEVRPLQYFGEDLVAYRDEAGTLHVLEAHCKHLGAHLGHGGTVIGDCVQCPFHGWRWGPDGTNRYIPYQPDRPNKALTLRAYPVHEQYDCVFVWHHPDGKEPQWEMPDIFTKFPQFETDPSAYYRAYPEFSRRAEREPVHPQIVAENAPDSAHFEYVHHATVTPRVLDWRIVDHEWQFTAGWPDARSDDPDDLALVFHSHLFGLGGAISVFEGAQNHRLIFTCTPVDDQCSDLFYSIWWPRVPGDEAPVPEGKLRELIEKQFLSTVFDDLQIWRYQKYVERPPLSKVDAKGYMALRKWATQFYDVPAGVGAPA; via the coding sequence GTGAAGGTCCCTTTCACCTGGAAAGTCACCGGGTGGTTCATGGTCGGGTGGTCGCCCGAATTCCCGGTCGGCGAGGTGCGCCCGTTGCAGTACTTCGGCGAAGACCTGGTCGCTTACCGCGACGAGGCCGGCACGCTGCACGTGCTGGAAGCTCACTGCAAGCACCTCGGTGCCCACCTCGGTCACGGCGGCACGGTGATCGGCGACTGCGTGCAATGCCCGTTCCACGGGTGGCGCTGGGGGCCGGACGGCACCAACCGGTACATCCCCTACCAGCCGGACCGCCCCAACAAGGCGCTGACGCTGCGGGCATATCCCGTCCACGAACAGTACGACTGCGTATTCGTCTGGCACCACCCCGACGGTAAGGAACCGCAGTGGGAGATGCCCGACATCTTCACCAAGTTCCCGCAGTTCGAGACGGACCCGTCGGCCTACTACCGGGCCTACCCGGAGTTCTCCCGGCGCGCCGAACGCGAGCCGGTGCATCCGCAGATCGTGGCCGAAAACGCACCGGACAGCGCGCATTTCGAATACGTGCACCACGCGACCGTGACGCCGCGGGTGCTGGACTGGCGCATCGTCGACCACGAATGGCAGTTCACCGCCGGCTGGCCGGACGCACGCAGCGACGATCCCGACGATTTGGCGCTGGTGTTCCACAGCCACCTGTTCGGGCTCGGCGGCGCTATCAGCGTGTTCGAGGGCGCCCAGAACCACCGGCTGATCTTCACCTGCACGCCGGTCGACGACCAGTGTTCGGACCTGTTCTACTCGATCTGGTGGCCGCGGGTGCCGGGCGACGAGGCCCCGGTGCCCGAGGGCAAGCTACGCGAGCTGATCGAAAAGCAGTTCCTGTCAACCGTTTTCGACGACCTGCAGATCTGGCGCTACCAGAAGTACGTGGAGCGTCCGCCGCTGTCCAAGGTGGACGCGAAAGGCTATATGGCGCTGCGGAAATGGGCGACACAGTTCTACGATGTCCCGGCCGGCGTCGGGGCTCCGGCATGA
- a CDS encoding isochorismatase, producing the protein MTSRLVGLVEPGRTAVVTQECQGAVMGADAGLGMLAAEARRVALPNIVRLLPAARAAGVHVVHCLVQKRPDGLGSNHNAKIFALDRGEVDITPGTPGAKLLPELGPEPTDLVLARWHGVGPMGGTDLDAVLRNLGVSTVVVVGVSLNIAIPNFVMDAVNAAYRVVLPRDAVAGIPTEYGEAMIANTLSLLATITTTDDLLHTWQAA; encoded by the coding sequence ATGACGAGCCGGCTCGTCGGCCTCGTCGAGCCGGGGCGCACCGCGGTCGTCACCCAGGAATGCCAGGGCGCAGTGATGGGCGCCGACGCCGGGCTGGGGATGCTGGCCGCCGAGGCACGCCGGGTGGCGCTGCCCAATATCGTCCGGCTGCTTCCGGCGGCGCGGGCCGCCGGCGTGCACGTGGTGCACTGCCTGGTGCAGAAGCGGCCGGACGGGCTGGGATCCAACCACAACGCCAAGATCTTCGCCCTGGACCGTGGCGAAGTGGACATCACTCCCGGCACCCCCGGCGCGAAACTGTTGCCCGAATTAGGTCCGGAGCCAACGGATCTGGTGCTGGCCCGCTGGCACGGCGTCGGGCCGATGGGCGGCACCGACCTGGACGCGGTGCTGCGCAACCTCGGCGTGTCCACCGTCGTGGTGGTGGGCGTTTCGCTCAACATCGCGATCCCCAACTTCGTGATGGACGCCGTCAACGCCGCTTACCGGGTGGTGCTGCCCCGCGACGCGGTGGCCGGCATCCCCACCGAATACGGCGAAGCCATGATCGCCAACACCCTGTCGCTGCTGGCCACCATCACCACCACCGACGACCTGCTGCACACCTGGCAGGCGGCATGA
- a CDS encoding acyl-CoA synthetase: MAAVVAAIPDRELVIHGDRRFSYAQIFERSNRLANYLHSRGLGCHTERSDIAGHETGQDLLGIYAYNGSEYVETLLGCFAARVAPFNVNFRYVKNELQYLLADAGATALVYHATFAPRVAEILPDLPQLRVLIQIADDSGNELLDGAVDYEEALASASPEVPPVQHSPDDLYVLYTGGTTGMPKGVLWRQADIFMTSFGGRDLVTGQPVAAVEDVVARVTAGPGAKMMVLPPLMHGAAQWSVMTAITTGQSVVFPTVVDRMDADDVVRTIEREKVMVVTVVGDAIARPLVAAIDKGIADVSSLAVIANGGALLTPYVKQRLIEVLPNAIIIDGVGSSETGAQMHHMSMSGSVSTGTFNAGPDTFVAAEDLSSILAPGHEGLGWLAQRGYVPLGYKGDATKTAATFPVIDGVRYAIPGDRARHRDEGNIELLGRDSVTINSGGEKIFAEEVETAIASHPAVADVVVAGRPSERWGQEVVAVVALAEGASAEADELIAHTANSLARYKLPKAIVFRDVIQRSPSGKADYRWAKEQALNP, from the coding sequence ATGGCCGCCGTGGTGGCCGCAATACCCGACCGGGAGCTGGTCATCCACGGCGACCGGCGGTTCAGCTATGCGCAGATCTTCGAGCGATCCAACCGGCTGGCCAACTACCTGCATTCGCGCGGGCTGGGCTGCCACACCGAACGCTCCGACATCGCCGGGCACGAGACCGGACAGGACCTGCTCGGCATCTACGCCTACAACGGCAGCGAGTACGTCGAGACGCTGCTCGGCTGCTTCGCCGCCCGGGTGGCTCCGTTCAACGTCAACTTCCGCTATGTCAAGAACGAGTTGCAGTACCTGCTGGCCGACGCCGGTGCCACCGCGCTGGTGTACCACGCCACCTTCGCGCCGCGGGTCGCCGAGATCCTGCCCGACCTGCCCCAGCTGCGGGTCCTGATCCAGATCGCCGACGACTCCGGCAACGAATTGCTGGACGGCGCAGTCGATTATGAAGAGGCACTGGCATCGGCCAGCCCCGAGGTGCCGCCGGTGCAACACTCGCCCGACGACCTCTACGTCCTCTACACCGGCGGCACCACCGGGATGCCCAAGGGCGTGCTGTGGCGCCAGGCCGACATCTTCATGACCTCCTTCGGCGGCCGTGACCTGGTCACCGGTCAGCCGGTCGCCGCCGTGGAGGACGTGGTGGCGCGGGTGACCGCCGGCCCCGGCGCCAAGATGATGGTGCTGCCGCCGTTGATGCACGGCGCCGCGCAGTGGAGTGTGATGACGGCGATCACCACCGGCCAGTCGGTGGTGTTCCCGACGGTGGTCGACCGGATGGACGCCGACGACGTGGTCCGCACCATCGAGCGGGAAAAGGTCATGGTGGTCACCGTGGTCGGCGACGCGATCGCGCGGCCGCTGGTCGCCGCCATCGACAAGGGCATCGCCGATGTGTCGTCGCTGGCCGTGATCGCCAACGGCGGGGCGCTGCTGACGCCCTACGTCAAGCAGCGACTGATCGAGGTGCTGCCCAACGCCATCATCATCGACGGTGTCGGGTCGTCGGAGACCGGCGCGCAGATGCACCACATGTCCATGTCCGGGTCGGTGTCCACCGGCACCTTCAACGCCGGGCCGGACACCTTCGTGGCCGCCGAGGACCTGTCCTCGATCCTGGCGCCCGGTCACGAAGGTCTCGGCTGGCTGGCGCAGCGCGGCTACGTGCCGCTGGGTTACAAGGGCGATGCCACCAAGACCGCCGCGACCTTCCCGGTCATCGATGGGGTGCGCTACGCCATCCCCGGCGACCGGGCCCGGCACCGCGACGAGGGCAACATCGAACTGCTCGGCCGCGACTCGGTGACCATCAACTCCGGCGGCGAGAAGATCTTCGCCGAGGAGGTCGAGACCGCGATCGCCTCGCATCCCGCGGTGGCCGACGTGGTGGTCGCCGGACGGCCCAGTGAGCGCTGGGGCCAGGAGGTGGTGGCCGTCGTCGCGCTGGCCGAAGGCGCCAGCGCCGAGGCCGACGAGTTGATCGCGCACACCGCAAATTCGTTGGCGCGCTACAAACTTCCCAAGGCGATCGTGTTCCGCGACGTCATCCAGCGCAGCCCGTCGGGCAAGGCGGACTACCGCTGGGCCAAGGAGCAGGCCCTCAACCCGTGA
- a CDS encoding LLM class F420-dependent oxidoreductase translates to MNDQSGAAIKIDGGIPMELARVPAVAAELQRRGYDGGWTGEINHDPFLPMLLAAEHTATIEIGTSIAVAFARNPMIVANVAWDLQSYSGGRFILGLGTQIQPHIEKRFSMPWSRPVARMREFIAAVRAIWDCWQHGTRLSFEGEFYTHKIMTPMFTPERLTCSVPKVFVSAVGEAMTQLCGEVTDGLIAHAFTTRRYLDEVTLPALRRGITRAGRDPGEVAVACPVFVVTGRTEAEMAAAAAGVRKQIAFYGSTPAYLKVLDLHGWADLHTELHRLSRQGEWDAMAELIDDDVLDAFAVVAPVDELAAALRARCVGAVDRVMPALPAALPAETVISILQQMRAAPDTPIAEPSGRSTSR, encoded by the coding sequence ATGAATGACCAGTCCGGCGCCGCGATCAAAATCGATGGGGGCATCCCCATGGAACTGGCGCGCGTGCCCGCGGTCGCGGCCGAGCTGCAGCGTCGTGGCTATGACGGCGGATGGACCGGAGAGATCAACCACGATCCGTTCCTGCCCATGCTGCTCGCAGCCGAACACACCGCCACGATCGAGATAGGCACCAGCATTGCGGTGGCCTTCGCCCGTAACCCGATGATCGTCGCCAACGTCGCCTGGGACCTGCAGTCCTACTCCGGCGGCCGGTTCATCCTGGGGTTGGGCACCCAGATCCAGCCGCACATCGAGAAGCGGTTCAGCATGCCGTGGAGCCGGCCGGTGGCCAGGATGCGCGAGTTCATCGCGGCGGTCCGGGCGATCTGGGACTGCTGGCAGCACGGGACCCGGTTAAGCTTCGAAGGGGAGTTCTACACCCACAAGATCATGACGCCGATGTTCACCCCGGAACGCCTGACCTGTTCGGTGCCAAAGGTTTTCGTCTCCGCGGTCGGCGAGGCGATGACGCAGCTGTGCGGTGAGGTCACCGACGGTCTGATCGCCCACGCCTTCACCACCCGCCGGTATCTGGACGAGGTGACGCTGCCGGCGTTGCGGCGCGGAATCACGCGCGCCGGACGGGATCCCGGTGAGGTCGCGGTGGCGTGTCCGGTGTTCGTGGTGACGGGTCGAACCGAAGCCGAGATGGCCGCCGCGGCCGCCGGAGTGCGTAAGCAGATCGCCTTCTACGGGTCCACGCCGGCGTACCTGAAGGTGCTCGACCTGCACGGCTGGGCAGACCTGCACACCGAGCTACATCGGCTGTCCCGGCAGGGTGAATGGGATGCGATGGCCGAGTTGATCGACGACGACGTGCTGGACGCCTTCGCCGTCGTGGCACCTGTCGACGAACTGGCCGCCGCGCTGCGTGCTCGTTGCGTGGGCGCGGTGGACCGGGTGATGCCGGCACTGCCAGCGGCACTGCCCGCCGAAACGGTCATCTCGATCCTGCAGCAGATGCGCGCCGCCCCCGATACGCCGATCGCCGAACCTTCGGGCCGCTCAACGTCACGCTAG
- a CDS encoding cytochrome P450: MTTATVVFDPFSEEFFTDPYQTYRRMRAEAPVYYSAEYDFYALTRHEDVAAAFKDHQTFSSAYGVDLAQVRTGQVAEHGSIIAMDPPAHRRMRGLLNKVFTPRAIQAFRPLVTESVDKHLAALNPDGFDFVQDFSALFPVDVMTTLQGVPEPDRQQIRIWIDDLLHREPGQVEASEGGIKSAIDMSIYYYRLIKARREDLGDDLLSKLIESEIERDDGQLVPLNNLEITEFATLLGGAGAETVTKLLGNAAVVFARNPGQWQKLLDDRSKVPLAVEELLRYEAPSQYNVRRSMREVTLHGVTIPAGKPVFLVGASANRDPQAWTDADTFELDRDRTEAQNLGLGYGIHSCLGAALARLESVIALERMLDFMPHYEVDWDGCKRVNMQNVAGWSNVPVRVLR, from the coding sequence ATGACCACAGCCACGGTGGTGTTCGACCCGTTCTCTGAGGAGTTTTTCACCGACCCCTACCAGACCTACCGCCGGATGCGGGCGGAAGCGCCCGTCTACTACAGCGCGGAATACGACTTCTACGCACTGACGCGCCACGAAGACGTCGCGGCGGCGTTCAAGGATCACCAGACCTTCTCGTCGGCCTACGGCGTGGACCTCGCCCAGGTGCGCACCGGTCAGGTCGCCGAGCACGGGTCGATCATCGCAATGGATCCGCCGGCGCACCGGCGCATGCGGGGCCTGCTCAACAAGGTGTTCACCCCGCGCGCCATTCAGGCGTTCCGGCCACTGGTGACCGAGTCCGTCGACAAGCACCTCGCCGCGCTGAACCCGGACGGCTTCGACTTCGTCCAGGACTTCTCCGCGCTGTTCCCGGTCGATGTGATGACCACATTGCAGGGCGTACCCGAACCGGATCGCCAACAGATCCGGATCTGGATCGACGACCTGTTGCACCGCGAACCCGGCCAGGTCGAGGCCAGCGAGGGCGGCATCAAATCGGCCATCGACATGTCCATCTATTACTACCGGCTGATCAAGGCACGTCGTGAGGACCTGGGCGACGACCTGCTGAGCAAGCTGATCGAGTCCGAGATCGAGCGCGACGACGGCCAACTGGTGCCGCTGAACAATCTCGAGATCACGGAATTCGCAACATTGTTGGGTGGTGCGGGCGCCGAGACCGTGACCAAGTTGCTGGGCAATGCGGCAGTGGTGTTCGCACGAAACCCGGGCCAGTGGCAGAAACTGCTGGACGACCGCAGCAAGGTGCCGCTGGCGGTCGAGGAACTGTTGCGTTATGAGGCGCCATCGCAGTACAACGTGCGCCGTTCGATGCGCGAGGTCACGTTGCACGGGGTGACGATTCCGGCCGGCAAACCGGTGTTCCTGGTGGGCGCCTCGGCGAATCGGGATCCGCAAGCCTGGACCGACGCGGACACCTTCGAGCTGGACCGGGACCGCACCGAGGCGCAGAACCTGGGGCTCGGCTACGGGATTCACAGCTGCCTGGGCGCCGCCCTGGCCCGGTTGGAGAGCGTGATCGCGCTCGAGCGAATGCTGGATTTCATGCCGCACTACGAGGTCGACTGGGACGGCTGCAAGCGGGTGAACATGCAGAACGTGGCCGGGTGGAGCAACGTACCGGTGCGGGTGCTGCGCTAA
- a CDS encoding acetyl-CoA acetyltransferase yields MNDVAIVGVGLHPFGRFDGKSAMQMGVEAIVAAVADAGVQWSDIQAATGGSWTVANPDAIVGMVGLSGIPFTNVFNACATAASAAKACADGIRLGDYDIGIAVGLDKHPRGAFTEDPALVGMPRWYAENGQYLTTQFFGMKANRYLHDHGISQRTLARVAAKNFRNGALNPNAFRRKPISEEDILNSTMLNYPLTQYMFCAPDEGAAAVVMCRAEMAHRYTDKPVYLKAVEVRTRRYGAYEVNTTFAPVEEDVAPTVYAARAAFEKAGVGPDEVDVIQLQDTDAGAEIIHLAECGFCAHGDQEKLLAEGATEIGGPMPVNTDGGLIANGEPIGASGLRQIHEVVRQLRGQAGDRQVPGAPRVGFTQLYGAPGTAAACVLTT; encoded by the coding sequence GTGAATGATGTGGCCATCGTCGGCGTGGGTCTGCACCCCTTCGGCCGGTTCGACGGGAAGTCCGCAATGCAGATGGGTGTCGAGGCCATCGTCGCCGCCGTCGCGGACGCCGGCGTGCAGTGGAGCGACATCCAGGCGGCCACCGGAGGCAGTTGGACGGTGGCCAACCCGGACGCCATCGTGGGGATGGTCGGGCTGTCCGGCATACCGTTCACCAACGTCTTCAACGCCTGCGCCACCGCGGCCAGTGCCGCCAAGGCCTGTGCCGACGGGATCAGGTTGGGCGACTACGACATCGGCATCGCCGTCGGTCTGGACAAGCACCCCCGCGGCGCGTTCACCGAGGATCCCGCGCTGGTCGGGATGCCTCGCTGGTACGCCGAGAACGGTCAGTACCTCACCACCCAGTTCTTCGGTATGAAAGCCAACCGGTACCTACACGACCACGGCATCTCTCAGCGCACCCTGGCGCGCGTGGCCGCCAAGAACTTCCGCAACGGCGCGCTCAACCCGAATGCGTTTCGGCGCAAGCCGATCTCCGAGGAGGACATCCTCAACTCGACGATGCTGAACTACCCACTCACCCAGTACATGTTCTGCGCGCCGGACGAGGGCGCGGCCGCGGTGGTGATGTGCCGCGCCGAAATGGCACACCGCTACACCGACAAGCCGGTCTACCTCAAGGCTGTCGAGGTCCGCACCCGCAGGTACGGCGCCTACGAGGTCAACACCACCTTCGCCCCGGTCGAAGAGGACGTGGCGCCCACGGTGTACGCCGCCCGTGCCGCATTCGAGAAGGCCGGCGTCGGCCCCGACGAGGTCGACGTGATCCAGTTGCAGGACACCGACGCCGGCGCCGAAATCATCCATCTGGCCGAGTGCGGTTTCTGCGCACACGGCGACCAGGAGAAGCTGCTGGCCGAGGGCGCCACCGAGATCGGCGGGCCGATGCCGGTCAACACCGACGGTGGTCTGATCGCCAACGGCGAGCCGATCGGGGCCTCAGGGCTGCGCCAGATCCACGAGGTCGTCCGACAGCTGCGCGGCCAGGCCGGCGACCGCCAGGTACCCGGTGCGCCCAGAGTCGGTTTCACCCAGTTGTACGGTGCGCCCGGCACGGCGGCGGCGTGCGTGCTCACCACCTGA
- a CDS encoding acyl-CoA dehydrogenase produces MDFTRVELDEEDQAFLAEVRAFLAEHVTDEVRRRDRETGDNFDEAVHLAMGAAGYLEKEWKPLADGGFTRVRRRIWELEKRRVHTPWVTWGTTAMVARAVAAFGKPELVEEVMPKVFTGEVRMCLGYTEPEGGSDVATCKTRAVREADGSSWIVNGAKMFTTGAHNCQYVFLITNTDPSARKHKSLTMFLVPLDLPGIEIQGIRTVDGDRTNIVYYSDVRVDDKYLLGEVNGGWTVLRGPLDAEHGAVAAASDGLQDVAIMQHQTGFMSAAVDAVAASVGRRGPDGSRRIDDGSVAYRLGRSTARLEAALSTPSIFGRVAQAQTMRDIGPDLMDIAGPASVLPIETEGAADNGTSEYLYRFAPLAGIYGGTLEVFRNMIAQHVLGLGKPNYSPPVQKVS; encoded by the coding sequence ATGGATTTCACCCGCGTCGAGCTTGACGAAGAAGATCAGGCTTTCCTGGCCGAAGTCCGCGCCTTTCTCGCCGAACACGTCACCGACGAGGTGCGTCGCCGCGACCGCGAGACCGGCGACAACTTCGACGAGGCCGTCCACCTGGCGATGGGCGCCGCCGGATACCTGGAGAAAGAGTGGAAGCCGTTGGCCGACGGCGGGTTCACCCGGGTACGACGGCGAATCTGGGAACTGGAGAAGCGCCGGGTGCACACACCCTGGGTCACCTGGGGCACCACCGCGATGGTGGCGCGCGCCGTGGCCGCGTTCGGCAAACCCGAGCTCGTCGAGGAAGTGATGCCCAAAGTCTTCACCGGCGAAGTCCGGATGTGCCTGGGCTACACCGAACCCGAGGGTGGTTCCGACGTGGCGACCTGCAAGACCCGGGCTGTCCGGGAGGCGGATGGATCGAGCTGGATCGTCAATGGCGCCAAGATGTTCACCACCGGCGCGCACAACTGCCAGTACGTCTTCCTGATCACCAACACCGACCCGAGCGCGCGGAAACACAAGAGCCTCACCATGTTTCTGGTTCCGCTGGATCTGCCGGGCATCGAGATCCAGGGCATCCGCACCGTCGACGGCGACCGGACCAACATCGTCTATTACAGTGACGTCCGGGTCGACGACAAGTACCTGCTGGGCGAGGTCAACGGCGGTTGGACCGTGCTGCGCGGGCCGTTGGACGCCGAACACGGCGCGGTCGCCGCCGCGTCGGACGGCCTGCAGGATGTCGCGATCATGCAGCACCAGACCGGGTTCATGTCGGCGGCCGTGGATGCCGTCGCGGCCTCGGTGGGCCGCCGCGGACCGGACGGGTCGCGGCGCATCGACGACGGATCGGTCGCCTACCGGCTGGGCCGCAGCACAGCCCGGTTGGAGGCGGCATTGTCGACTCCGAGCATCTTCGGTCGGGTCGCGCAGGCACAGACGATGCGCGACATCGGGCCCGACCTGATGGACATCGCCGGGCCGGCATCGGTGCTGCCGATCGAGACCGAAGGTGCAGCGGATAACGGAACATCGGAGTATCTCTACCGATTCGCCCCGCTGGCCGGGATCTACGGCGGCACACTGGAAGTGTTCCGCAACATGATCGCCCAGCATGTGCTCGGACTCGGCAAGCCGAACTACTCGCCGCCGGTGCAGAAGGTTTCCTGA